The following DNA comes from Sphingorhabdus sp. M41.
GCGATCCGCCCGAACCATGCGCCATGCCATCGGCAATCGCGGCCTGCGCGACCTCTTTCAGAAGGGGGTTGCGGGAGAGTCCGAGATAATCATTGGACGAAAAATCCCTGCCGACCGGAATCGACAGCCGCCTATTGCGCCCCGCCTGATCCAGCGCGTCCAGCTGGTCGCGATAGGGTTTGAATCGATCCATCACCGCGCCGTTAGCAGTCAGCGACCCGTGCTGGCCAGAGGCAATGCAAGCTGGCTGTCATCGACCGCTTCTATTGTCCTGTCGCGGAAGGGCAGCGGGAAGCAGACGGGCTTTTCCTGCAGGCCGATGATCGCTTCCGCCGGTCCCCCGACGCAGGCCTCGATCACCGGATCCTGCGCCGCCATGCCACCGGTCAGCGCCCCGAAAGCGGGCATGATCAGATGATGGCGTCCCCTGACAAAACAGCGCCGCGAAACATGACGGCCGCGCGTGGCTATGCGGATTTTCGGGTGATAATGACCGGATATTTCCGGCAAATGACTACCGGCCGTCGCTTCGTGCCGCAGCGCCAGCCCCTCGCCCGTCCACTCGTCAACCACCGTGCCACCCCACAGACCGGCAACATCACGGTCATGATTGCCGGTGATCCAGACCCAGTCGAGCGCGGCGGTCATCGCCGAGAGCTGCCTTGCCGCTTCCGGCTCCAGCCGCGCCTCGCCTTCGCCGTCATGATAATTGTCACCGAGGCAGAAAACTCTTGTCGCGCCCGTATCGCGGACCAGACCGGCCAGTTCGTCCAGCGTTGCCTGGCTGTCATAGGGCGGCAGCATCTGGCCCTGCCGCGCAAAGAAACTCGCCTTTTCCAGATGCAGGTCGGCCACCAGCACCGCATTTTTTGCTGGCCAGTACAGCGCGGCAGGAGCTACGATATCAAAGCGGTGTTGGGCGAACAGAAGGGGAACCATGGACCCGCTATGCGATGAACATAAGCGCTATGCAAGCCACCGGGTTGGAATTTATCGCTCGCCCGCACTATATGCGCTGCCATGACCGAATCTCAAACGCCCGTAAAAGTCGCCGCGCTCTATCATTTTGCCGTGGTCGACGATCCCGCCGCCCTGCGCCTGCAAGTGCTCGCCCTGTGCGAGGAACATGGCCTCAAGGGTACGATATTGCTGGCCCAGGAAGGGATCAACGGCACCATCGCCGGCGCACCCGACGATATTGATGCAGTGATCGAGGGCCTGCGCACGCTGCCCCGCTTTGCCGATCTCGAGGTCAAATATTCTGAAGCCAGCGCGATGCCATTCTTGCGGATGAAGGTCCGGCTCAAGAAGGAAATCGTCTCGATGGGTGTCGAGGGCGTCGATGCCGCCACCGAGAAGGGCGCCTATGTCGACCCCGCCGACTGGAACGACCTGATCGCCGACCCCGACACGATCGTGATCGATACGCGCAACGCCTATGAAGTGGCGATCGGCAGCTTCGACGGCGCGATCAATCCCGATACCGAGAGCTTCCGCGACTTCCCGGCCTGGTTCGACGAATTCTCGGAAAAGCTGCGGCAGGATTCGGACAAGGCACCGAAGATCGCCATGTTCTGCACCGGCGGCATCCGCTGCGAAAAGGCGACCGCCTATGTCAAGGCGCAGGGCTTTGACGATGTCCAGCATCTCAAGGGCGGCATCCTGAAATATCTCGAACATGTGCCCGAATCGGAAAGCCGCTGGCAGGGCGACTGTTTCCTGTTCGACCAGCGCGTGGCCGTCGGCCACGGGCTGGTCGAAGCCGACTATGGCCAATGCTATGCCTGCCGGATGCCGCTGAACGCCGCCGACCGCGCCTCGCCTGACTATATTCCCGGCGAAGCCTGCCCGCATTGTATCCACGACCGGACCGACGAGCAGCGCGCCCGCTATCGCGAACGCCAGCGCCAGGTCGAGAAAGCTGCAGAAGAAGGCCGGCAGCATCTCGGCACCGAATGACCGATTTGCCGGTCCTCTACAGTTTTCGCCGCTGCCCCTATGCGATGCGCGCAAGGATGGCGCTGCTGGTCAGCGCAACCCCGGTTCGCCTGCGCGAGGTCGTGCTGCGCGACAAGCCGGCAGAAATGATCGCCGCCTCGCCGAAGGCCACGGTGCCGGTGCTGGTGCTGCCAGACGGACAGGTGATCGACGAGAGCCTGGCGATCATGCACTGGGCGCTGGACCGCAACGATCCACAAGGCTGGTTGCAGGGCACCGCTGCCGAATCCGAATTGATCGCGGAAGCCGATGGCCCGTTCAAACATGCTCTCGACCGCTATAAATATCCTGTCCGCTACGAAAATGTCGACCCGCTGGACCACCGCGCTGCCGGACTGGCCTTTCTTGAAAAGCTCGAAGGTTTGCTTCAGGAATCGGGCCAGCTCATGGGAGCGAAGCCGACTTTAGCCGACCACGCCATTTTCCCCTTCGTCCGCCAGTTCGCCAATAATGACCGCAACTGGTTCGACCAATTGCCGCTTCCTGCCCTGCAGAAATGGCTTGGTGATCATCTCGCATCGTCGCTGTTCGCCACAACGATGCAGAAATTTCCACAGTGGAAGCGTGGGGATGCGGAGCCGGTTTTCGCTCTTGAGGTCGCAGTTTAGGCGGCACCTCTCTGATCAGATCCCGACGCGCAGCTTCAGTCCCACCCGCGTATCCGGGGCGGCATCCGACAGGCCGAGGGCGCCATCGACGCCGATGCGGACCGAGCGGGTCAGATTGGTGCCGAAACCCATGTTGATGCTCTGGCTGTCGCCGATGCTGGAGGAAGCGGATTGTTCATAGGAATAGGAAGCGGTCAGCGCGCTGTTCTTGCCGAGCAGGAGATGGCTCCCGGCGGTTCCGGACAGAGTGTTGCGCGTGGCGAAATTATCCGGCTCTCCGATAATCGTATAGCCCGCGCCGACAAATGGCACGATCGCTCCCATTTTTTTGGAGAGCTGGCCATTTAGCCCATAATCGACCTTGCCGGTTCCCAGGCCTTTTGCCCGCGATGCGGTTGGCAGTTTGACAGAAGCGCCGACGCTGGCATTCACGCCAGAGACGGGTAGCTGATAAGCGGCATTGAGCGAGAGGTCGCCAATGCCTTCGCGCTTTACCTGACCGGTCTGCGAACCGTTCGACGCCAGCAAAGGCGTGCCGAACAGCCCGCCCTGATTGATGATCACCTCCTGCGGGGCGGTGGAGGAAATATAGGGGATCGACGCGGATGCGCTGAACCGGCCTTTGGTCATCGCGATACCGGTCGTGGCAAAGCTGCTCTTATAGTCCAGCCCTTGACCGACATCCCCTTCGACATGGTCAATTCCAGCGAGCAGCTGGAAATGGGTTTCGTCCTGGCTATTCTGTTGATCACCGGAATCCTGTGCGAGTGACGGACTGGCAGCGGCGAGAAATATCGGCAGAGAAAGAAAAATGCGCATATTGGCTTCGCTCCATGAAGAGATGGCACCACGCCCGCGTGACGCGTGACGCGTGACGCGTGACGAGTGCTCGTCTGTGAGTGGAGGGAACGAACCGAAGCCGCGGTTTAATCCAAATTATTTTGGAAAAACCGTTTCTGGAACCGAAACATATTGAAATTGAACGTTCATTACATTGGATCCGACATTCGCTGGCGTCTGCCGTAACGCTGTCCGGTCAGGATTTTATCCGGCTGTTGCGCGGCTCATCGATATGCAGCCGGGCATTGCGCGGAGTCAGAAAATGGATTTTCCGTTTGGGAAAATCGATCGCAACCTGATCAAATTTCCGCAGCACGTCCATACCCATCAGCAAGGTGGGCTTGTCGGCCAGACCGAAGCGCTCGAACGGTGGCGCATCGGCGAAAGCCACAGAAAGGCTGTCAAAGCGGGCACGGCCGATGCGAAAATCGCGGGCCCGACCAAATTCCACGCCCAGAGTCTCGCCGGTGACAGCGATCAACAGATTGTCATCTCCCAACTCCTTCGCGCGGCTGATCAGCCGCTTCTGCAATATTTTGTTGGCGATGGAAATCTGGGCGCCCGTGTCAACGATGACATTGACCTTGATCCCCGAAATCGTGGCATCGGTGAAGATCAACTGGCCGGACCTCCGCTTTGCAGTCACCACGATTTCCCTTGAACCTGGCCGGTTGCGCGCTTCTTCCGCATCTTCAATGACAATCTGGTTCAAGACGAAATCAAACAATATCCGCTGGTCCTGCAAGCCGTCGAGGCCCAATATGCCATCGGCGCCAATATGCCGCGCCGCCAGAACCGGCGAAATCAGCCCGTCATAGCTTTTCCGGCCGAGAGTCAGGCTGGGAACGTAGACCATGTCGACCATGCTGGTGCCGGCAATACTCATCAGTTCGGCCGGCTCTTCGCCTTCCAGTGCCAGCCTGTCGGCAATTGTGCGCGAAATCACGGTCCGTTCTGCGCCGGTGTCGATTACGAAGGAAAAGGGTCCCTTGCCTTCGATACTGACCGGAACGGTCATCCGTTCGGCGCGATCCTCGTCGAGATCGATAATCTGGCCTTCGGGATTGATCAGGCTGCCGGGCGCAACCGGCTGGCCAAAGGGCATGGGGTAAGCCATTGCCAAAGCGGAGGCCAGAACAGCAGGTGTCAGGCTCATCAAAAAGGCTGGCATCGTCTCTCCAATCTATTCTTTCCAGCTAGCGACAGCTTAGGCTGCGGTTCTCTACTTGCCACTGGCTTACCACCAATGGTCGCCGAGCCTCGACCAACGACATCGCTAGGCATCTTTCGGGATCAGGAAGTAGATTTTCCGGTTGGCAAAATCGATCGCCACCCGGTCAAATTTGCGCAACGCATCCATGCCCAGAAACAGCGCCGGTTTCCTGTCCAGTTTCAAAGCCTTGAACGGTGCAATATCGGCGAAAGCGATCGGGATGATGCCAAAGCGAGCGCGTCCGATCAGC
Coding sequences within:
- the trhO gene encoding oxygen-dependent tRNA uridine(34) hydroxylase TrhO; translated protein: MTESQTPVKVAALYHFAVVDDPAALRLQVLALCEEHGLKGTILLAQEGINGTIAGAPDDIDAVIEGLRTLPRFADLEVKYSEASAMPFLRMKVRLKKEIVSMGVEGVDAATEKGAYVDPADWNDLIADPDTIVIDTRNAYEVAIGSFDGAINPDTESFRDFPAWFDEFSEKLRQDSDKAPKIAMFCTGGIRCEKATAYVKAQGFDDVQHLKGGILKYLEHVPESESRWQGDCFLFDQRVAVGHGLVEADYGQCYACRMPLNAADRASPDYIPGEACPHCIHDRTDEQRARYRERQRQVEKAAEEGRQHLGTE
- a CDS encoding glutathione S-transferase — encoded protein: MTDLPVLYSFRRCPYAMRARMALLVSATPVRLREVVLRDKPAEMIAASPKATVPVLVLPDGQVIDESLAIMHWALDRNDPQGWLQGTAAESELIAEADGPFKHALDRYKYPVRYENVDPLDHRAAGLAFLEKLEGLLQESGQLMGAKPTLADHAIFPFVRQFANNDRNWFDQLPLPALQKWLGDHLASSLFATTMQKFPQWKRGDAEPVFALEVAV
- a CDS encoding retroviral-like aspartic protease family protein, whose product is MPAFLMSLTPAVLASALAMAYPMPFGQPVAPGSLINPEGQIIDLDEDRAERMTVPVSIEGKGPFSFVIDTGAERTVISRTIADRLALEGEEPAELMSIAGTSMVDMVYVPSLTLGRKSYDGLISPVLAARHIGADGILGLDGLQDQRILFDFVLNQIVIEDAEEARNRPGSREIVVTAKRRSGQLIFTDATISGIKVNVIVDTGAQISIANKILQKRLISRAKELGDDNLLIAVTGETLGVEFGRARDFRIGRARFDSLSVAFADAPPFERFGLADKPTLLMGMDVLRKFDQVAIDFPKRKIHFLTPRNARLHIDEPRNSRIKS
- the pdeM gene encoding ligase-associated DNA damage response endonuclease PdeM, producing the protein MVPLLFAQHRFDIVAPAALYWPAKNAVLVADLHLEKASFFARQGQMLPPYDSQATLDELAGLVRDTGATRVFCLGDNYHDGEGEARLEPEAARQLSAMTAALDWVWITGNHDRDVAGLWGGTVVDEWTGEGLALRHEATAGSHLPEISGHYHPKIRIATRGRHVSRRCFVRGRHHLIMPAFGALTGGMAAQDPVIEACVGGPAEAIIGLQEKPVCFPLPFRDRTIEAVDDSQLALPLASTGR